Within the Streptomyces sp. R41 genome, the region GCCTCCCGCACGGCACCGGCTACCTCGACCGGCTCACCGACCCCGCGGCCTTCCGTCAGGTGCTGGAGGGCGCGCGCCGGCTGCTCGTGGAGTGCCCCTGCAACGAGGAGGGCGGACCGGCCTGTCACCGCTGTCTGTACCTCTACGCCGACGAGCAGTACATCGAGCGCGTGTCCCGCCAGGCCGCCTTGGAGATCCTCGACGAACTCCTGGGCACCGACACCGACGCCTGGGACACCAAGAAGGTCGGCAACACCGATCAGATCGGTCTCGACGGACAGGTCGAGTCCGATCTGGAGGCACGCTTCCTCAAGGCACTGCGCGGGTGGGCCGGACAGCGCGGCGACGCCGTGCTGGAGGAGAGCGGCGACAACAGCGCCTATCTGCGTCTCGACGAAGTCGGCACCGTGCACGGCTGGCGTCTGACCGCCCAGCGCAACGAGGGTTACACGCGTACCGACTTCACCTTCGAACGCGTCGAAGGCCCCAAGCAGAAGATCACCGTTTACCTCGACGGTCACCGCTTCCACGCCTCCCGCCGGCACAACCGGCTTGCCGGCGATGCCGACAAGCGCAGCCGGCTCCGGGCCGAGGGACGTGCCGTCTTCCAGCTCACCTGGGACGACCTCGACGCCTTCGAGCGGCAGACGAACACGGCCGAGTCCGGCGCGGGGCGGGAGGCGGCCGAGCCGGTGTGGCCGCCGTACCCGCGCAGTGCCCAGGACCTCGCCAAGCGGCTCTTCGCCGACCGTGGCGGCGACGACCTCGCGGCCACTGCCTTCACCGACCCGATGACCATGCTCCTCGCCTACCTGCGCAGCCCGGACGACGCGGCCTGGGGCCGGCGGGCATCAGCCATGGTCGGCGGGCTCCTCGGGACCGGCCAGGAGATCCTCGTCGGCAACGGCACCCCCGACCAGACGCGCCAGACGCTCAGCGGGCTCCTTGACGCCTGGGGCCGCACCGACGGCATCGACCCGGCGCCCGTCCAGGGCACCGGCACGCTCAACCTGTTCCAGACCTGCGACCAGTCCGGTCTCCCCGTCGCCTTCCTCGTCGACGGGGCCACCGGCCACTGGTCCGCCCTGGCCTGCCTCGACGACACCGCGCTCGACCAGCTCGGCACACCCGAACACAAGGCGCGCTGGCGCGCCTGGCTCCAGTGGTCCAACATCCTGCAGTTCCTCGCCCACGATGGCGGCGATGGTATTCAACTCACCACAGCCACCGCGGCGCGCTTCGACATCTCGGTCCTCAAGGCCTTCGGCGGCCTTGGTGAACTCGAATCCCTCGTCGTGCGGTACGGCACCGGCACACCCGCGCCGCAGCCCGTACCCGCAGAGGACTCCAACGAGACTCCTCTCGAAGCAGCGGTGCGGGATCTGCTGTGGGACCAGGAGATCCTCGAATACCTTGATGAGGACGAACCCGACGCCCCCCTCACCCGCCTCGCCCACGTCTTGGCCGACGGCGGCAAGAAGGCCCCTGCTTACGGCTACGAGCTCGGCGAACGCGGTTGGCTCGCCGACTTCGTCTGGGACCACGGCACCCCGCAGATCGCCGTCATGGCCGAGCCGTACGACCAGGAGGACGAGGAAAGCGACAAGACCTGGAGCGCTTATCGCGACGCCGGGTTCACCATCCGCTCGGCCGACGACTGGCTCGCCGATCTCGATGCTCTGTTGAGCGTGCTCCCCGACGCGACCGCCCGTCCCGACTCCGAAGAACAGAGTGCCGCACGATGACCGCACGCCTGAGCCTCTACCAGAAGGCCGAGAACGAGCTCTACAAGATGGACTCGTCGGTTAAGACGAAGTTCTACGACTTCTGCCACCAGTTCCGCCTCGACCCCGATCACCCCAGCCTCGACCTCAAGCCCCTCAAGGGCGACGGCCGGATCTTCCGCGCCAAGATCGACCGCTCGTACCGGGCGCTCCTTGCCCGGGCGGGTGTCGGCGCCGACGGTGTCCAGCAGTGGCTGATCGTCGCCGTCCGCCACCGCAAGGACGTCTACGAAGAACTCACCGTCGCCATCAACCGGATCACCGGCGAGATCGAGTTCGTCGACCTCGGCGTCGTCGGCCAGAGCGTCCTCCAGCGCGCGGGACTCCAACTCACGCCAGCCCAGGACGAGCACACCGCACCGGCCGAGCCCACGCCCGCCCTCGTCGTGACGCCACAACCGGCTGCCCCCGCCGAACCGCTCCTCGTCGGCTGCACCCCCGAGGACCTGCGCCGGCTTGGTGTCGCCGACGCTCTCATCGGCCCGGCCCTCGCCGTCACGACAGACGAGGAACTCGACCAACTCATCGCCGGCGCCCCGCGCCTGACCGCCGAGGTCCTAACGGGCCTTGGCTCCGGCATGTCCGTCGCCGAGGTCGAGCGTGAGATCACCCAGCCTGCCTCCACCGAGCTCGAACCGGGCTTCGAGAACGACATGGCGGCGGCCCTCACCCGTACCGCGGTCACCACGGTCGACGACGACATCCGCAACGTGCTGGCCGAGGGCGACTTCCGAGCCTGGAAGGTCTACCTCCACCCCACCCAGCGCAAGATCGTCGAACGGAACTACAGCGGCCCCGGCCGGGTCAGCGGCGGCCCCGGCACTGGCAAGACCATCGTCGCCCTGCACCGGGTCGCCCGCCTCGCCGCGGCTCTGCCGCCCGGCCACGGCAAGCCGATCCTGCTGACCACGTACACCAAGAACCTCACCGCCGACCTGCGCTCCCGGCTCACGTCGCTCATGGACCCGGCGCTGCTCGGCCGTATCGACATCAAGCACATTGACCAGCTCGCCCAGAGCGTCCTCAACGAGAACACCGCGCCCGGCGCGCAGCGCAGCCTGATCACCGACGACCGGGCCCTAGACGTACTGCGCGAAGTCCTCTTCGAACACGACGAGCAGCGCTGGGACGCCGAATTCCTCTTCGACGAATGGGAACAGATCATCCTCGGCCAGTCCCTCGCCACCCGCCAGGACTACTTCAAGGCCCGTCGCGCCGGCATGGGCCGTGCCCTCAACCGCCCCGAACGCGCCGCCATTTGGAAGCTGCTCGACCAGTTCAACCTGCGCCTCAACGGCCTGGGCCGCGAGACCTGGGCCCAGGCCGCCGAACGCGCGGCCCGCTACGAGATGGAGCGCGCCCGCAAGATCCAGATCCGGGCCGAGCGCAAGGAGGACATCGGCGGCGGCGACCTGGCCCACCTCGACGACAACAGCTCCGGGATGCGTTACCTCCGTCATCGCTACCAGCACATCGTTGTCGACGAGGCCCAGGACCT harbors:
- a CDS encoding UvrD-helicase domain-containing protein, with the protein product MTARLSLYQKAENELYKMDSSVKTKFYDFCHQFRLDPDHPSLDLKPLKGDGRIFRAKIDRSYRALLARAGVGADGVQQWLIVAVRHRKDVYEELTVAINRITGEIEFVDLGVVGQSVLQRAGLQLTPAQDEHTAPAEPTPALVVTPQPAAPAEPLLVGCTPEDLRRLGVADALIGPALAVTTDEELDQLIAGAPRLTAEVLTGLGSGMSVAEVEREITQPASTELEPGFENDMAAALTRTAVTTVDDDIRNVLAEGDFRAWKVYLHPTQRKIVERNYSGPGRVSGGPGTGKTIVALHRVARLAAALPPGHGKPILLTTYTKNLTADLRSRLTSLMDPALLGRIDIKHIDQLAQSVLNENTAPGAQRSLITDDRALDVLREVLFEHDEQRWDAEFLFDEWEQIILGQSLATRQDYFKARRAGMGRALNRPERAAIWKLLDQFNLRLNGLGRETWAQAAERAARYEMERARKIQIRAERKEDIGGGDLAHLDDNSSGMRYLRHRYQHIVVDEAQDLSPAHWKMLRAMVAPGAGDLFIASDTHQRIYDRQVTLSTVGVNIRGRSSKLTLSYRTTQEILDQAAKVVRGATYDDLDDGTDTLEGYHSLLHGPAPEYVACADWTDEIAQLAEALKQWRADITQPAEDGTVRDPSGTMAVCVADGEMAGRVAADLEMKHGITTATLTKDGPQGGGEVHIGTMHRFKGLEYQKLAVVGASDGILPRTVLIDKYATTDPNRYERELKKSRNQLFVATTRARDALRISWHGKPSPFLPL